In Carcharodon carcharias isolate sCarCar2 chromosome 31, sCarCar2.pri, whole genome shotgun sequence, a genomic segment contains:
- the LOC121271624 gene encoding protein Tob2-like, giving the protein MHLEIKVALNFIISYLYNKLPRRRADLFGEELERLLKQKYEGHWYPEKPLKGSGYRCVHIGETVDPIVEQATRRSGLDIEDIRANVPQELSLWIDPFEVSYQIGEKGAVKVLYMDDNENSAELDKEIKSSFNPEAQVFTPITDQGNSLSNSPSPSFGNSVSPTFIPRSTQPITFTTAAFAATKFGSTKMKTGGRRMARSPTNGLMKQKGLSTSMHSLVLGNNQMPPSSLSPNAKEFVYPGSLSLYFGNENQSSTGPAPFPNAFEVPPIYNNNNLGEKAPFVEGLDFNLNTMQYPNQPFQPVVLAN; this is encoded by the coding sequence ATGCATTTGGAGATCAAAGTGGCTTTAAATTTCATTATCTCCTACCTGTATAACAAATTACCCCGGCGACGTGCAGACCTCTTTGGGGAGGAGCTGGAGCGGTTGCTAAAACAGAAATATGAGGGCCACTGGTACCCAGAAAAGCCCCTCAAAGGATCTGGTTACAGGTGTGTCCATATTGGAGAAACTGTGGACCCCATAGTTGAGCAGGCCACGAGGAGAAGTGGGTTGGATATTGAAGATATTCGGGCTAATGTTCCTCAAGAATTAAGCCTTTGGATTGATCCATTTGAGGTATCCTATCAGATTGGTGAAAAAGGGGCTGTGAAGGTCCTCTACATGGATGACAATGAAAACAGTGCCGAATTGGACAAGGAGATAAAGAGCAGCTTTAACCCAGAAGCCCAAGTTTTCACACCGATCACTGATCAGGGCAATTCTTTGTCCAATTCCCCATCTCCATCTTTTGGGAATTCAGTAAGTCCCACCTTCATCCCAAGGTCAACCCAGCCAATCACATTCACCACTGCAGCCTTTGCTGCCACCAAATTTGGTTCCACCAAGATGAAAACTGGAGGCCGGAGAATGGCTCGCTCTCCCACTAATGGCTTGATGAAGCAGAAGGGGTTGTCCACATCAATGCATTCGCTGGTCCTTGGAAACAACCAGATGCCGCCATCCTCCCTTTCTCCGAACGCCAAGGAGTTTGTCTACCCCGGTTCATTGAGCTTGTACTTCGGGAATGAAAACCAGTCATCcactggcccagctccgttcccTAATGCCTTTGAGGTACCACCAATCTACAATAACAACAACCTGGGTGAGAAAGCCCCATTTGTGGAAGGACTTGACTTCAACTTGAACACCATGCAGTATCCTAACCAGCCATTTCAGCCAGTTGTCTTGGCTAACTAA